From the genome of Erythrobacter litoralis, one region includes:
- a CDS encoding ligase-associated DNA damage response exonuclease — translation MSAPFSWIRPEPWGVHVVPADCWVDPGRAVDRALVTHGHADHARGGHGETIATPETLAIMALRYRTGIEEGSGEMPSKATPVAYGETIRLPGGVDATFVPAGHVLGSAQVLLEHAGERVVITGDYKRRADPTCAPFEVVACDIFITEATFGLPIFTHPPIEQEMAKLLAALRGNRDGCVLVGAYALGKAQRVIAELRAAGHQDPIYLHGAMEKMCRLYEEHGVPLGELRLVSDHTKEEMRGSIVVAPPSALNDRWSRRLPNAITAMASGWMRVRQRARQRNVELPLVISDHADWNELTATIEEVDPAETWITHGREEALLRWCELGQRRARALALVGREDEDE, via the coding sequence GTGAGCGCGCCCTTTTCCTGGATCAGGCCCGAACCGTGGGGCGTCCATGTCGTGCCCGCGGATTGCTGGGTCGATCCGGGGCGGGCGGTGGACCGCGCGCTCGTCACCCACGGCCACGCCGACCACGCCCGCGGCGGGCATGGCGAAACCATCGCCACGCCCGAAACGCTTGCCATAATGGCGCTGCGGTATCGCACCGGCATCGAGGAGGGATCGGGCGAGATGCCTTCGAAGGCGACTCCGGTCGCCTATGGTGAGACGATCCGCCTGCCGGGCGGCGTCGATGCGACCTTCGTGCCCGCCGGCCACGTGCTGGGCAGCGCGCAGGTCCTGCTCGAACATGCGGGCGAGCGGGTCGTCATCACCGGCGATTACAAACGCCGCGCCGACCCGACCTGCGCGCCGTTCGAAGTGGTTGCGTGCGACATCTTCATCACCGAGGCGACCTTTGGGCTGCCGATCTTCACCCATCCCCCGATCGAGCAGGAGATGGCCAAGTTGCTCGCCGCGCTGCGCGGCAATCGCGATGGCTGCGTGCTGGTCGGCGCCTATGCGCTGGGCAAAGCGCAGCGGGTGATCGCCGAACTGCGCGCGGCCGGCCACCAAGATCCGATCTATCTCCACGGGGCGATGGAGAAGATGTGCCGGCTTTACGAGGAGCACGGCGTTCCGCTCGGCGAACTGCGGCTTGTGAGCGATCACACCAAGGAGGAGATGCGCGGCTCGATCGTCGTCGCCCCGCCCTCCGCGCTAAACGACCGATGGTCGCGTCGTCTGCCCAATGCCATCACCGCCATGGCATCAGGCTGGATGCGGGTGCGCCAGCGCGCCCGCCAGCGCAATGTCGAACTGCCTCTTGTGATCTCCGATCACGCCGACTGGAATGAACTCACCGCCACGATCGAGGAGGTCGACCCCGCCGAGACATGGATCACCCATGGCCGCGAGGAGGCATTGTTGCGCTGGTGCGAACTGGGCCAGCGGCGGGCCCGCGCTCTGGCGCTGGTGGGGCGCGAGGATGAGGACGAGTGA
- a CDS encoding alpha/beta hydrolase family protein codes for MIARFFLTAACLALASGPLAAQDGADTSTEAPETKFTGEDLFGLSVASDPQISPDGSRIAYVRRTNDIMTDKAVSSIWLIDVSTGAETPLVTGEGSHGSPRWSPDGTRLAYISTESGGGAELHVHWMATGQSANITALAEGPSGLAWSPDGTSIAYTARVPGKGLTLGKPPAKPEGAEWGKPLQIIDRVTYRRDGGTYVKPGTRQLFLVSATGGAPRQLTFGEYDNGGAVEWAPDGKALYYTANRRENWELDEVESEVYRLDIASGAITALTDRDGPDGSPQVSPDGRMIAYLGYDDVGNAYDQAQLYVMNADGSGKRLVTGDFPASPDAMEWTGAGLFVSYEADGEHRVAKIALNGRKQELAPRLGSTYYALPYTGGEWSVSKDGTIAFTTASALAPPDIGVTTRAGTRTLTALNAMHLAGKELGQTIELDVTAPDGVKIPAWIMLPPGYKAGDKVPTILEMHGGPYAAYGPEFSADYQLYGAAGYAVVFSNPGGSTGYGEEFADRIEDNYPISNHAELMAVVDAAIAKGYADPDNLFVTGGSGGGILTAWLVGKTDRFKAAASHKPVINWVSQALVADGIPYFGPYWLGGLPWDRPMHYWERGPLANMNNVKTPTLVLVGADDYRTPRSEAEQFYAALKLMGVDTALVVTPDSSHNNLSQTPSQQAARTASVIAWFDKYREGAKGEE; via the coding sequence ATGATCGCACGCTTTTTCCTTACCGCCGCCTGTCTCGCGCTGGCGAGCGGGCCGCTCGCTGCGCAGGATGGCGCGGACACCTCCACCGAAGCGCCGGAGACCAAGTTCACCGGCGAGGACCTGTTCGGCCTCAGCGTCGCCTCCGATCCGCAGATCAGCCCGGACGGGTCCAGGATCGCCTATGTCCGGCGCACCAACGACATCATGACCGACAAGGCGGTCTCCTCGATCTGGCTCATCGACGTGAGCACCGGCGCGGAAACCCCGCTCGTTACCGGCGAAGGCTCGCACGGATCGCCGCGCTGGTCGCCCGACGGAACCCGGCTTGCCTATATCTCGACCGAGAGCGGCGGGGGTGCCGAACTGCACGTGCACTGGATGGCGACCGGGCAGAGCGCCAACATCACCGCTCTTGCCGAAGGGCCGAGCGGGCTTGCCTGGTCGCCCGATGGCACCTCCATCGCCTACACCGCCCGCGTTCCCGGCAAGGGGCTGACGCTGGGCAAGCCGCCCGCCAAGCCCGAAGGCGCCGAATGGGGCAAGCCGCTGCAGATCATCGACCGCGTGACCTATCGCCGCGACGGCGGCACCTACGTGAAGCCGGGCACCCGCCAGCTTTTCCTCGTCAGCGCGACCGGAGGCGCGCCGCGCCAGCTGACCTTCGGCGAATATGACAATGGCGGCGCGGTCGAATGGGCGCCCGATGGCAAGGCGCTGTATTACACCGCCAACCGCCGCGAAAACTGGGAGCTCGATGAGGTCGAATCCGAAGTCTACCGGCTCGACATCGCCAGCGGCGCGATCACCGCGCTGACCGATCGCGACGGTCCGGACGGTAGTCCGCAGGTTTCGCCCGATGGCCGCATGATCGCCTATCTCGGCTATGACGATGTCGGCAATGCCTACGATCAGGCCCAGCTTTACGTGATGAACGCGGACGGCAGCGGCAAGCGGCTTGTCACCGGGGATTTCCCCGCCAGCCCGGATGCGATGGAATGGACCGGTGCCGGTCTGTTCGTAAGCTATGAGGCCGATGGCGAGCACCGCGTTGCCAAGATCGCGCTGAACGGCCGCAAGCAGGAACTCGCGCCCAGGCTCGGCAGCACCTACTACGCCCTGCCCTATACGGGCGGCGAATGGTCGGTGAGCAAGGATGGGACGATCGCCTTCACCACGGCCAGCGCGCTCGCCCCGCCCGACATAGGCGTCACCACCCGTGCCGGAACGCGCACGCTGACCGCGCTCAACGCGATGCACCTTGCCGGCAAGGAACTGGGCCAGACCATCGAACTCGACGTGACCGCGCCCGACGGGGTGAAGATCCCGGCCTGGATCATGCTGCCGCCCGGTTACAAGGCGGGTGACAAAGTGCCGACGATCCTCGAAATGCACGGCGGCCCCTACGCCGCCTATGGCCCTGAATTCTCGGCCGATTACCAACTTTATGGCGCGGCAGGTTATGCGGTGGTCTTTTCCAATCCGGGCGGTTCGACCGGCTATGGCGAGGAATTTGCCGACCGGATCGAGGACAATTACCCGATCAGCAATCACGCCGAACTGATGGCTGTGGTCGATGCCGCGATCGCGAAAGGCTATGCCGACCCGGACAACCTGTTCGTCACCGGCGGATCGGGCGGAGGCATCCTTACGGCGTGGCTGGTGGGCAAGACCGACCGTTTCAAGGCGGCGGCCTCTCACAAGCCCGTCATCAACTGGGTCAGCCAGGCGCTGGTCGCCGACGGCATCCCCTATTTCGGGCCGTACTGGCTGGGCGGTCTGCCCTGGGATCGTCCGATGCATTACTGGGAGCGCGGGCCGTTGGCGAACATGAACAACGTGAAGACGCCAACCCTGGTCCTGGTGGGGGCAGACGACTACCGCACACCCCGCAGCGAGGCGGAACAGTTCTACGCCGCGCTCAAGCTGATGGGGGTGGACACCGCTCTCGTCGTGACGCCGGATTCGAGCCACAACAACCTCTCCCAGACGCCGAGCCAGCAGGCCGCGCGCACGGCTAGCGTCATTGCGTGGTTCGACAAGTACCGCGAAGGGGCGAAGGGCGAGGAATAG
- the clpA gene encoding ATP-dependent Clp protease ATP-binding subunit ClpA, with product MPSFAQNLERTLHNALGNASERRHEYATLEHLLLALIDDEDAAQVMAACGVDLAELGDVVKQYLDQEYQSLKTEEGSDPQPTAGFQRVIQRAILHVQSSGKDTVTGANVLVALFSERDSYAVYFLQQQDMSRLDAVSYISHGIGKGGRQIESKSPQGSEDGEAAAETAKESGNKKETALDQFTVNLNAKAEAGKVDPLIGRGPEVDRTVQILCRRSKNNPLYVGDPGVGKTAIAEGLARKIVEGDVPEVLSEAVIYSLDMGALLAGTRYRGDFEERLKQVVSELEGMPHAVLFIDEIHTVIGAGATSGGAMDASNLLKPALSGGTIRCIGSTTYKEFRNHFEKDRALLRRFQKIDVNEPTIEDTVKILKGLRTAFEEHHNVKYTPDALKTAVELSARYINDRKLPDKAIDVIDEVGAMQMLVPPSRRKKKITGKEIEQVIATMARIPPKSVSADDKKALENLERDLKHVVFGQDDAIVRLSTAMKLSRAGLRDPDKPIGSFLFSGPTGVGKTEVARQLASIMGIELKRFDMSEYMERHSVSRLIGAPPGYVGYDQGGLLTDAVDQNPHCVLLLDEIEKAHPDLFNILLQVMDNGRLTDHHGKTVDFRNVVLIMTTNAGAADMARQGIGFGDVSKQDAGDEAVKKMFTPEFRNRLDAIVPFAYLGRSTVARVVDKFILELELQLAEQNVHIQFDSDARAWLADKGYDKLYGARPMGRLIQERIKQPLAEELLFGKLSDGGEVHVSIKDGKPSFELTPSPPKTTKRKAPAKKKLAAKKAAPKKDADPKPEASGSDADN from the coding sequence ATGCCCAGTTTTGCCCAGAACCTCGAAAGAACCCTGCACAACGCGCTCGGCAATGCGTCCGAACGGCGTCACGAATATGCGACGCTCGAGCACCTGCTGCTCGCGCTGATCGATGACGAGGACGCGGCGCAGGTCATGGCCGCCTGCGGAGTCGATCTCGCGGAACTCGGCGATGTCGTGAAGCAGTATCTCGATCAGGAATACCAATCGCTCAAGACCGAGGAAGGCAGCGACCCGCAGCCGACCGCCGGGTTCCAGCGGGTGATCCAGCGCGCGATCTTGCACGTCCAGTCCTCGGGCAAGGACACGGTGACGGGTGCGAACGTGCTGGTGGCGCTGTTTTCCGAACGCGATTCCTACGCGGTCTATTTCCTGCAGCAGCAGGACATGAGCCGGCTGGATGCGGTGAGCTATATCAGCCACGGCATCGGCAAGGGCGGGCGCCAGATCGAATCCAAGTCGCCGCAGGGCTCCGAAGATGGCGAGGCCGCTGCCGAAACCGCCAAGGAAAGCGGCAACAAGAAGGAAACCGCGCTCGACCAGTTCACGGTCAATCTCAACGCCAAGGCGGAGGCCGGCAAGGTCGATCCGCTGATCGGCCGCGGGCCCGAAGTCGACCGCACGGTCCAGATCCTGTGCCGCCGTTCGAAGAACAATCCGCTCTATGTCGGCGATCCGGGGGTCGGCAAGACCGCCATCGCCGAAGGCCTCGCGCGTAAGATCGTCGAAGGCGACGTGCCCGAAGTGCTGTCGGAAGCGGTCATCTACTCGCTCGACATGGGCGCGCTGCTTGCAGGCACGCGCTATCGCGGCGATTTCGAGGAACGTCTCAAGCAGGTCGTCTCCGAACTCGAGGGAATGCCGCACGCGGTGCTGTTCATCGACGAGATCCACACCGTGATCGGCGCGGGCGCGACCAGCGGCGGGGCGATGGACGCCTCGAACCTCTTGAAGCCGGCCCTGTCGGGCGGGACGATCCGCTGCATCGGATCGACCACCTACAAGGAATTCCGCAACCATTTCGAAAAGGACCGCGCTCTCCTGCGCCGGTTCCAGAAGATCGACGTCAACGAACCGACGATCGAGGACACGGTCAAGATCCTCAAGGGCCTGCGCACCGCCTTCGAGGAACACCACAACGTCAAGTACACGCCCGACGCGCTCAAGACCGCGGTCGAGCTGTCGGCGCGCTACATCAATGACCGCAAGCTGCCCGACAAGGCGATCGACGTGATCGACGAGGTCGGCGCGATGCAGATGCTGGTGCCGCCGAGCCGCCGCAAGAAGAAGATCACCGGCAAGGAGATCGAGCAGGTCATCGCGACCATGGCGCGCATCCCGCCGAAATCGGTCAGCGCAGACGACAAGAAGGCGCTGGAAAACCTCGAACGCGATCTGAAGCATGTCGTGTTCGGCCAGGACGACGCGATCGTGCGCCTGTCGACCGCGATGAAGCTGTCGCGCGCGGGCCTTCGCGATCCGGACAAGCCGATCGGCTCGTTCCTGTTCTCCGGCCCGACCGGCGTCGGCAAGACCGAGGTCGCGCGTCAGCTCGCCAGCATCATGGGGATCGAATTGAAGCGCTTCGACATGTCCGAATACATGGAGCGTCACAGCGTTTCCCGCCTGATCGGCGCGCCTCCGGGCTATGTCGGCTACGACCAGGGCGGCCTGCTTACCGATGCGGTCGACCAGAACCCGCATTGCGTGCTGCTGCTCGACGAAATCGAGAAGGCGCACCCGGACCTGTTCAACATCCTGCTGCAGGTGATGGACAATGGCCGCCTCACCGACCACCACGGCAAGACGGTCGATTTCCGCAATGTCGTCCTCATCATGACGACCAATGCGGGCGCGGCCGACATGGCGCGGCAGGGGATCGGCTTCGGCGACGTGTCCAAGCAGGATGCCGGCGACGAGGCGGTGAAGAAGATGTTCACGCCGGAATTCCGCAACCGCCTCGATGCGATCGTGCCCTTCGCCTATCTCGGCAGAAGCACCGTCGCGCGGGTCGTGGACAAGTTCATCCTCGAGCTCGAATTGCAGCTCGCCGAACAGAACGTCCACATCCAGTTCGACAGCGATGCGCGCGCATGGCTCGCCGACAAGGGCTATGACAAGCTCTACGGCGCAAGGCCGATGGGCCGCCTGATCCAGGAACGGATCAAGCAGCCGCTGGCCGAGGAATTGCTGTTCGGCAAGCTGTCGGATGGCGGCGAGGTCCATGTCAGCATCAAGGACGGCAAGCCGAGCTTCGAGCTGACCCCGTCCCCGCCCAAGACGACCAAGCGCAAGGCACCGGCAAAGAAAAAACTGGCGGCAAAGAAGGCGGCTCCGAAAAAGGATGCCGATCCCAAGCCCGAAGCATCGGGCAGCGACGCCGACAACTGA
- a CDS encoding DUF1192 domain-containing protein encodes MDDEDRPRPMGDAASRLAAEDLAPYSQAELGERIALLEAEIARVRAHRDKTADHMAAANALFSKPGS; translated from the coding sequence ATGGATGACGAAGATCGCCCCCGCCCGATGGGAGATGCAGCGAGTCGCCTCGCCGCAGAGGATCTTGCACCCTATTCCCAGGCTGAACTCGGCGAACGGATCGCGCTGCTCGAGGCCGAAATCGCACGCGTCCGGGCGCATCGGGACAAGACGGCAGACCACATGGCCGCCGCCAATGCCCTGTTCAGCAAGCCGGGATCATGA
- a CDS encoding NAD(P)H-quinone oxidoreductase, protein MAAGIPATMQAIGFEQPGAPDVLAIGEVAVPEPGPADVLIRVAYAGVNRPDCLQRAGAYPPPPGASPILGLEVAGEIVAVGAEVPDTMLGQPVAALTPGGGYGEYCTAPWNHCLPVPEGMDIKTAAALPETLFTVWHNLFERGMARDGERVLVHGGTSGIGTMAILLGKAFGMEMIVTCGSETKCAAAREIGADLAINYREEDFVEAVKAHTGGEGVNVVLDMVSGDYVPRNLKCLAEDGRHVTIAVLGGARAELNMAVVMMRRYCLTGSTLRPRSDAFKAALADEIAADAWPLFARGEIAPVMDKTFPLAEAAAAHARMEAGEHVGKIVLEVAGAS, encoded by the coding sequence ATGGCGGCAGGCATACCGGCGACGATGCAGGCGATCGGGTTCGAGCAACCGGGAGCGCCCGACGTGCTCGCCATCGGCGAAGTCGCGGTCCCCGAACCTGGCCCTGCGGACGTGCTGATCCGGGTCGCCTATGCCGGGGTCAACCGGCCCGATTGCCTCCAGCGCGCGGGCGCCTATCCGCCGCCGCCGGGCGCATCGCCGATCCTCGGGCTCGAGGTCGCGGGCGAAATCGTCGCCGTCGGCGCCGAAGTCCCCGACACCATGCTCGGCCAGCCCGTCGCGGCGCTGACCCCGGGCGGGGGCTATGGCGAATATTGCACCGCGCCCTGGAACCACTGCCTGCCGGTGCCCGAAGGCATGGACATCAAGACCGCCGCCGCGTTGCCCGAAACGCTCTTCACCGTGTGGCACAACCTGTTCGAGCGCGGCATGGCCCGCGACGGCGAGCGTGTGCTGGTCCATGGCGGGACGTCGGGCATCGGGACCATGGCAATCCTGCTCGGCAAGGCGTTCGGGATGGAGATGATCGTCACCTGCGGAAGCGAGACGAAATGCGCCGCCGCGCGCGAGATCGGCGCGGATCTCGCCATCAACTACCGCGAGGAGGATTTCGTCGAGGCGGTCAAGGCGCATACCGGCGGAGAGGGCGTCAACGTCGTGCTCGACATGGTTTCGGGCGATTACGTGCCGCGTAATCTCAAATGCCTCGCCGAGGACGGGCGGCACGTGACCATCGCGGTGCTGGGCGGGGCCAGGGCCGAGCTCAACATGGCGGTGGTGATGATGCGGCGCTATTGCCTCACCGGATCGACCCTGCGCCCTCGTTCGGACGCGTTCAAGGCCGCGCTCGCCGACGAGATCGCAGCCGATGCCTGGCCGCTCTTCGCCAGAGGCGAGATCGCGCCGGTGATGGACAAGACCTTCCCCCTCGCCGAAGCGGCTGCCGCGCATGCCCGGATGGAAGCGGGCGAACATGTCGGCAAGATCGTCCTCGAGGTTGCGGGCGCCTCCTGA
- a CDS encoding UDP-2,3-diacylglucosamine diphosphatase: MTDFMLSDLPEGASEALGPLGNVASLPLAGPKIPEPEGRERRKYRTIWISDVHLGTKGCNAEMLIDFLDSVDSEVMYLVGDIIDGWRLKKKFYWPAAHNDIVWRLLKRAKRGTRIIYIPGNHDEMFRQFTGLNFGGIEIRRAAFHGTADGRRLMVLHGDEFDAVMLSHRWLAFVGDWAYTTVMKLNVAVNGVRKALGKPYWSLSKAAKHKVKNAVEFIGKYEEVVARAAGERGVDGVVCGHIHTAEFRTFIHNGREIEYWNDGDWVEGCNALVEHEDGSMEILHWPDEMKRRAASETAEPGCEPARADLLDPAREAA; encoded by the coding sequence ATGACCGACTTTATGCTGTCCGACCTGCCCGAAGGCGCGAGCGAGGCGCTGGGCCCCCTCGGCAATGTGGCGAGCCTCCCGCTGGCGGGTCCGAAGATCCCCGAGCCCGAAGGCCGCGAACGCCGCAAGTACCGCACCATCTGGATCAGCGACGTCCATCTCGGGACCAAGGGCTGCAATGCCGAAATGCTGATCGACTTCCTCGATTCGGTCGACAGCGAGGTGATGTATCTCGTCGGCGACATCATCGACGGCTGGCGGCTGAAGAAGAAGTTCTACTGGCCCGCCGCGCACAACGACATCGTCTGGCGGCTGCTCAAGCGCGCCAAGCGCGGCACGCGGATCATCTACATCCCCGGCAATCATGACGAGATGTTCCGCCAGTTCACCGGGCTGAATTTCGGCGGGATCGAGATTCGCCGCGCCGCCTTTCACGGCACCGCCGACGGGCGTCGTCTGATGGTGCTGCACGGCGACGAATTCGACGCGGTCATGCTCTCGCATCGCTGGCTCGCATTCGTCGGGGACTGGGCCTACACTACCGTCATGAAGCTCAATGTTGCGGTCAATGGCGTGCGCAAGGCTTTGGGCAAGCCCTACTGGTCGCTGTCCAAGGCAGCCAAGCACAAGGTCAAGAACGCGGTCGAATTCATCGGCAAGTACGAGGAAGTCGTCGCGCGGGCGGCGGGCGAGCGGGGCGTCGACGGTGTCGTGTGCGGTCACATCCACACCGCAGAGTTTCGCACGTTCATCCACAACGGTCGCGAAATCGAATACTGGAACGACGGCGACTGGGTCGAAGGCTGCAACGCGCTGGTCGAGCACGAGGACGGAAGCATGGAAATCCTCCACTGGCCCGACGAAATGAAGCGCCGCGCGGCAAGCGAGACCGCCGAACCCGGCTGCGAACCTGCCCGTGCGGACCTGCTCGATCCGGCGCGGGAAGCCGCATGA
- a CDS encoding glycosyltransferase family 4 protein, which translates to MNRLSRVFSGDRPGATRERGHLPRSIAIVTDAWHPQTNGVVRTLATTCEVLRGWGHEVTVISPEQYRSFPAPTYPEIRLAVTAPGSVGRQLARIAPEAVHIATEGPLGLAARRYCLRRKVPFTTAYHTQFPDYIARRTGLPAAAFWPYIRWFHRPAQRIMVATETIREQLREQGLTHLTHWSRGVDLDCFTPDAPAPPEYCGLKGPILLYVGRVAVEKNIEAFLACDYPGTKVVVGDGPAKAALEAKFPEAMFLGKRMGRELAGCYAGADVFVFPSRTDTFGLVMIEALACGTPVAAYPVPGPLDVLNERVGAMGEDLSRAIDAARYCDRRACAAHGASFSWEAATWQFLSGLVALEEEECVLLQTAPVLEF; encoded by the coding sequence ATGAACCGGCTGTCCCGCGTTTTCTCCGGGGACCGCCCGGGCGCAACGCGGGAGCGGGGTCACCTCCCGCGCTCGATCGCGATCGTCACCGACGCCTGGCATCCGCAGACCAACGGCGTCGTGCGCACGCTTGCGACCACCTGCGAGGTGCTGCGCGGCTGGGGGCACGAGGTCACCGTGATCTCGCCCGAGCAATATCGCTCCTTCCCCGCGCCGACCTATCCCGAAATCCGGCTCGCCGTCACCGCGCCCGGATCGGTCGGTCGCCAGCTCGCCCGGATCGCGCCCGAAGCGGTTCATATCGCGACCGAAGGCCCGCTCGGCCTGGCCGCGCGGCGTTATTGCCTGAGGCGCAAGGTGCCGTTCACCACCGCCTATCACACCCAGTTTCCCGACTATATCGCGCGCCGCACTGGCCTGCCCGCGGCCGCCTTCTGGCCCTATATCCGCTGGTTTCACCGCCCGGCCCAGCGCATCATGGTCGCGACCGAGACGATCCGCGAACAATTGCGCGAGCAGGGTCTTACCCACCTCACCCACTGGAGCCGCGGGGTCGATCTCGACTGCTTCACACCCGACGCCCCTGCGCCGCCCGAATATTGCGGGCTCAAGGGTCCGATCCTGCTCTATGTCGGGCGCGTCGCGGTGGAGAAGAACATCGAGGCCTTCCTCGCCTGCGACTATCCCGGCACGAAGGTCGTGGTCGGCGATGGCCCGGCGAAGGCCGCGCTCGAGGCGAAATTCCCGGAGGCGATGTTCCTCGGCAAGCGGATGGGGCGCGAGCTTGCGGGCTGTTATGCGGGCGCGGACGTGTTCGTCTTTCCGAGCCGGACAGACACGTTCGGCCTCGTCATGATCGAGGCGCTCGCCTGCGGGACGCCCGTCGCGGCCTATCCGGTGCCGGGGCCGCTCGACGTTCTCAACGAACGGGTCGGCGCGATGGGCGAGGACCTCTCCCGCGCGATCGATGCGGCGCGCTATTGCGACCGCAGGGCATGCGCCGCCCACGGCGCGAGCTTCAGCTGGGAAGCGGCGACCTGGCAGTTCCTTTCGGGCCTCGTCGCGCTCGAGGAAGAGGAATGCGTCCTCCTGCAGACTGCGCCGGTGCTCGAATTCTGA
- a CDS encoding DUF1013 domain-containing protein has protein sequence MANAKAAKDQPKPLMPHATATWLVDHTALSFEQIAGFCGLHILEVQAMADDLAGSKYTGRDPVHAGELTLGEIEKGQQDSTYSLKMHKAPVEVTRTKGPRYTPVSKRQDKPDGIAWILRNHPEVSDAQISKLIGTTRNTIGAIRDRSHWNIQNIQPKDPVTLGLCSQRELDAVVAKAAKRAGVTEEAEPEAVDARSDKDRLIEELRAEREANVKAAAAAAQEAEAEAWLAARREAEEEMLDPESGFATPAPREDEGIAEPDNAPETTEEDHGDNA, from the coding sequence ATGGCCAATGCCAAGGCCGCCAAGGACCAGCCCAAGCCGCTGATGCCGCACGCAACCGCGACGTGGCTGGTCGATCACACCGCCCTGTCGTTCGAGCAGATCGCCGGATTCTGCGGCCTGCACATCCTCGAAGTGCAGGCGATGGCCGACGATCTCGCGGGCAGCAAGTATACCGGCCGCGACCCGGTCCATGCCGGTGAACTGACGCTCGGAGAAATCGAGAAGGGCCAGCAGGATTCGACCTACTCACTGAAGATGCACAAGGCCCCCGTCGAGGTCACCCGCACCAAGGGCCCGCGTTACACGCCTGTCTCCAAGCGGCAAGACAAGCCCGATGGCATCGCCTGGATCCTGCGCAACCATCCGGAAGTGTCGGACGCGCAGATTTCCAAGCTGATCGGCACGACGCGCAACACGATCGGCGCGATCCGCGACCGCTCGCACTGGAACATCCAGAACATCCAGCCCAAGGATCCGGTGACTCTCGGCCTGTGTTCGCAGCGCGAACTCGACGCGGTCGTGGCCAAGGCGGCCAAGCGGGCCGGCGTGACCGAGGAAGCCGAGCCCGAAGCCGTCGATGCCCGCAGCGACAAGGACCGGCTGATCGAGGAGCTGCGCGCCGAACGCGAAGCCAACGTCAAGGCCGCCGCCGCGGCCGCGCAGGAAGCCGAGGCCGAAGCCTGGCTTGCCGCGCGCCGCGAGGCCGAGGAAGAAATGCTCGATCCCGAAAGCGGCTTTGCCACGCCCGCCCCGCGCGAGGACGAAGGCATCGCCGAACCGGACAACGCGCCGGAAACCACCGAGGAGGATCACGGCGATAACGCCTGA